In the Gossypium arboreum isolate Shixiya-1 chromosome 10, ASM2569848v2, whole genome shotgun sequence genome, one interval contains:
- the LOC108489661 gene encoding uncharacterized protein LOC108489661 produces MRSVYVTVVVVCIMCEMFILGLTNYVPEVEFEFKKESSMEVEHNYERIGEVKKHCKPILSSASEFKAEDNRIADIKEELNFGYGDWWQDVGDAPIMPFDDRDIPKNLSQPPSNISSFWITNVDHKHRTKKYVSVSGILMLGITLDTSFAERPYKGSPRFQIWPAHTQLAISFEGIYMENKRNGGERVICLLGDAMLPSRESDSSNPWEWVKDSDQNNNQVPLLQDDQMLLVLRYPLTHTLTNKVIRGELKSLNPKSNAKYFDQVHILGQMLKSTKYEFGSEKIVSKACDPYPYRDNLMSSGINVYKGGSFCAILEKVTNSGPFTVVPNWKCDGADDYCSKLGPFVSDQEIKATNGSFKDVMLYMQDVRCKPTSGHQNDSVARVAAVFRATPALEDRYRVQWRSGLSNMTLAAEGIWNSSSGQLCMVGCLGIVDAEGSSCNSRICLYVPLSFSLKQRSIIFGSISSIDRSNKLYYPLSFERLVRPSELWNYFRVSHPYYSYSKIQSAGAILEKNEPFSFGALVKKSLLQFPKLDDTDDFLSSLSFLAEDLTLQISAVPDPFSNSHPLRVDIQMDIFSIGPLFGRYWYSRNETTAGETPYLSKAEYTEKQLLLNVSAQLTIIGKDYSNFSVLFLEGLYDPHFGRMYLVGCRDVRASWKILSQTIDLESGLDCLIEVIVSYPPTTARWLFNPTARISISSQRPEDDPLYFGMIKLQTLPIMYRKQREDILSRRGIEGILCVLTLSFAVACISSQLFYLNQDVDSSPFISFVMLGVQALGHCLPLITGAEALFKREASDSYEMQSYDLEKSQWLNLIDYTVKLLELVMFLLTLRLCQKVWKSRIRLLSRSPLESHRVPSDKRVLIATLTIHGIGYIIVLIIHAVKTRQMPLQTDRFIDSRGHSRTLREWQIELEEYIGLVQDFFLLPQVIGNLMWQIDCKPLRKLYFIGITVVRLLPHLYDYIRAPVPNPYFAEEYEFVNPTLDFFSNFGDVAIPITAVLLAAVIYCQQRWNYDQLSQILTFRQCRLLPARSRAYERLSSKPFEAELASDVNQSTSKKLEDEDDDE; encoded by the coding sequence ATGAGGAGTGTATATGTGACTGTTGTTGTTGTTTGTATAATGTGCGAGATGTTTATCTTAGGGTTGACAAATTATGTTCCAGAAGTGGAGTTTGAGTTTAAAAAAGAATCTTCTATGGAAGTGGAACACAATTATGAAAGAATCGGTGAGGTAAAGAAACATTGTAAACCAATTCTATCATCAGCTTCTGAATTCAAAGCTGAAGATAATAGGATAGCTGATATAAAAGAGGAGCTCAATTTCGGGTATGGGGATTGGTGGCAGGATGTTGGTGATGCTCCTATTATGCCATTTGATGATAGAGATATCCCTAAGAATTTGTCACAGCCTCCCTCTAATATATCTTCTTTCTGGATCACAAATGTCGATCACAAACATCGGACTAAGAAGTATGTAAGTGTCAGTGGCATTTTGATGTTGGGCATAACATTGGATACTTCATTTGCGGAGAGGCCATACAAGGGTAGTCCTCGATTTCAGATATGGCCTGCTCATACTCAGCTTGCAATTTCATTCGAAGGGATTTATATGGAAAACAAACGGAATGGTGGAGAAAGAGTGATTTGTTTGTTAGGGGATGCAATGTTGCCATCTCGGGAGTCTGACTCAAGCAATCCATGGGAATGGGTGAAGGACTCTGATCAAAACAACAACCAGGTACCCCTTTTGCAAGATGATCAAATGTTGCTTGTTCTTCGCTACCCCTTGACACATACTTTGACAAATAAGGTGATACGAGGGGAGTTGAAAAGTTTAAATCCAAAGTCAAATGCTAAGTACTTTGATCAGGTTCACATTTTGGGACAGATGCTCAAGTCAACAAAATATGAATTTGGGTCTGAGAAGATTGTATCCAAGGCATGTGATCCTTATCCATATCGAGATAACTTGATGAGTTCTGGCATCAATGTTTACAAAGGAGGTAGTTTCTGTGCAATTCTTGAGAAAGTTACTAATAGTGGACCTTTCACTGTTGTGCCAAACTGGAAATGCGATGGCGCAGATGACTACTGTAGTAAGCTGGGTCCTTTTGTATCAGATCAAGAGATTAAAGCCACAAATGGGAGCTTCAAGGATGTCATGCTTTACATGCAGGATGTCAGGTGCAAGCCAACTAGTGGGCATCAAAATGATAGTGTGGCAAGAGTTGCTGCAGTTTTTCGGGCCACTCCTGCATTGGAGGATCGGTATAGAGTGCAATGGAGGTCTGGGCTTAGCAACATGACTCTAGCTGCTGAAGGAATCTGGAATTCTTCCAGCGGGCAGCTTTGCATGGTTGGTTGTCTTGGCATAGTAGATGCAGAAGGGAGTAGCTGTAACTCTCGTATATGTTTGTATGTTCCTCTGTCGTTCTCCTTAAAGCAACGAAGCATTATTTTTGGGAGTATTTCGAGTATTGATAGAAGTAATAAGCTATACTACCCTTTATCATTTGAAAGGTTAGTGAGGCCCTCAGAGCTGTGGAATTATTTCAGAGTGTCACATCCTTATTATAGTTACTCAAAAATCCAATCAGCTGGTGCAATCCTAGAAAAAAATGAGCCCTTCAGTTTTGGAGCTCTAGTCAAGAAATCCTTGCTGCAATTTCCTAAACTAGACGACACTGATGACTTTTTATCCAGTCTTTCTTTTCTTGCAGAAGATCTGACCCTTCAAATTTCTGCAGTTCCTGatcctttttcaaattctcatcCTCTGAGAGTTGATATTCAGATGGATATTTTCTCAATTGGTCCTTTGTTCGGGCGCTATTGGTATTCAAGAAATGAAACAACTGCAGGAGAGACACCTTACCTCAGTAAAGCTGAGTACACAGAAAAGCAGCTCCTTTTGAATGTATCAGCTCAACTAACCATTATTGGAAAAGATTATAGCAATTTTTCTGTTCTTTTTCTGGAGGGTCTTTATGATCCGCATTTTGGAAGGATGTATCTTGTTGGCTGCAGGGATGTTCGAGCTTCATGGAAGATCTTATCTCAGACCATTGATCTAGAATCGGGGTTGGATTGCTTGATCGAAGTCATAGTGTCTTACCCACCAACTACTGCACGGTGGTTGTTCAACCCAACTGCAAGAATCTCCATATCTAGTCAGAGACCTGAAGATGACCCACTATATTTTGGAATGATTAAGCTTCAGACTCTTCCAATTATGTACAGGAAGCAGAGGGAAGATATTCTCTCTAGGCGGGGTATTGAGGGAATCCTCTGTGTTTTGACTCTTTCATTTGCAGTTGCTTGCATTTCTAGTCAGCTGTTTTACCTCAATCAGGATGTTGATTCCTCTCCTTTTATTTCCTTTGTTATGCTGGGTGTCCAAGCCCTTGGGCATTGTCTTCCTCTTATTACTGGTGCCGAAGCTCTCTTCAAAAGAGAGGCTTCTGATTCTTATGAAATGCAATCTTATGACCTTGAGAAGAGTCAGtggttgaatttgattgattacaCGGTGAAGCTTCTTGAGCTGGTGATGTTCCTTTTGACTCTGAGGCTCTGCCAGAAGGTGTGGAAATCTCGGATCAGATTACTTTCACGATCCCCACTCGAATCACATCGTGTCCCAAGTGACAAGCGAGTACTTATTGCAACCCTTACCATACACGGCATTGGGTACATAATTGTTCTGATCATTCATGCTGTTAAAACCAGACAGATGCCGCTTCAAACCGATAGGTTTATAGATTCAAGGGGTCATTCCCGAACACTACGGGAATGGCAAATTGAACTAGAGGAGTATATTGGCCTGGTTCAAGATTTCTTCTTGCTCCCCCAAGTCATTGGTAACTTGATGTGGCAAATCGATTGTAAACCTCTGAGGAAACTCTATTTCATTGGGATTACAGTGGTCAGACTTCTCCCTCATTTATACGACTATATAAGAGCTCCAGTTCCCAATCCTTACTTTGCAGAGGAGTACGAGTTTGTAAATCCGACATTGGACTTCTTCTCAAATTTTGGGGATGTTGCCATTCCCATCACAGCAGTTTTGCTTGCAGCAGTCATCTATTGTCAGCAAAGGTGGAACTATGATCAGCTTAGCCAGATTCTGACCTTCAGGCAATGTAGGCTTCTTCCTGCAAGATCAAGAGCTTATGAGAGGTTGTCTTCGAAGCCTTTTGAAGCTGAGCTTGCCTCTGATGTTAACCAGAGTACCTCAAAAAAGCTAGAGGATGAGGATGATGACGAATAG